The DNA segment GTAAAAAACCCCGTACCGAACGACGCTGGCTGACAATATCACTAAAGACCTGTTGTTGACTGACTGTTTGACTGACTGACATAGACTAACCTGTGCTCACTTTAGCTGGCGGTTAAAAACTGCTTCACCACATTATTAAAGGCCACGGGTTTCTCGGCGTGCAACCAATGGCCTGTATTTTGAATAATCTTCAGTTGTGCCTGACTAAACAGGCTTTCGATAGCATCGCGATAATCGGTTTTAATATAGGGCGATAGTTCACCCTTAATAAATAAAGTGGGGCCAGTAAAAGGCTGTTCAGCCTCCAGCGCCTGACGCAAATCATCATAACGGCTTTCCAATACTCGGGTATTTAAACGCCATTGAAACTGCCCTGCCTCGTTTTTATAAAGGCTTTTTAATAGAAATAAGCGAACCCCATCCTCTTCTATATAAGACGTTAATAGCTCGTCTGCATCGCGACGGGAGGCCAGACTGGCAAGATCCAGCGCATTAATAGCCGCAAACACCTCATCGTGATTGCCACCATAATAGACCGGTGCCATATCCGCTACCACCAAGCGCCCCACGCGTTCGGGAGCTGACAGGGCTAACTGCATCGCGACTTTGCCACCCAGCGAGTGCCCTAGCAGATGGGCATGGTCAATAGCCTTGGCATCCATAAATGCCAAGACATCCGCAGCCATCTCTGGAAAGCGCATAGAGTCCGCCCAAAAGGAACGGCCGTGATTGCGTAAGTCCAGTTGATAGACGGTAAATAATCCAGCCAGAGCTTTGGCAATACTGGTTAAATTATCACCCATACCAAATAAGCCATGGAGCAATATCAGCGGCTCACCTTCACCGCTAACGCTATAATGTAAAACAGGGTTGGACATAGAGTGCTCTCATACGGTTATCCATAGAACGACCGGCTTCAAATCCGGCACAGTGATTGGTAGAATTAGCGCCACATTACCACTTATAGGACCAAATCTGTGCGCATTATACTGCTTGTTGCCGTCGCTCTCATTCTCTCTTCTGTTGTTTCTTGCAGCAGCTCCGGCGGTTATAACCCTACCGTTTTCGACTATGGTTACGAGGCAGAAAAAATTGCCGCCAAACCGATCAAAAAGGTTGTGCTGGCACCGGTCAGTATGGGGGCCCCTGCCCCCTCCTACCTGCAAAAGCGCGAGCGCAAAGTTAAAGCCATGGTCAAACAGTACCTTGAAAGCAATGGCTATGAGGTGTTGCCCAACTACCATTTTGAAAATGCCTGGAAACAAGCCAGCCGAACCTATGGCAATGTCTACGACCCCAGTACCGGCAAGATAGATATCAAAGCCTGGCGCGGCGCCATGATTACCACCGGTGAAATTCTCCGGGATCAAACCGATACCGACGCGATTATCTTTGCTGACTTATTTGAACATGAAGTGCAGCATAGCAACAGTATGAAGCACTATGCCCGCTGGTATGGCGTCACCCGTAAACCCGCCCTGCAAGGCTCTGGCACCGGCGTACCTGTTGACTTTGACTGGTCCCAGCGGATCAAAGCCGCCTCGTTGATGGTCACGGTATACGATATCAGCCTGACCCGAGTCTTTGCCAGCCGCGGCGGTATTGATACCCTCTATGCGGTTGACCTGAAACGCTCTAACCCGGCCTTTGTACGCCGCAAAAAGATGCTAAAAAGTGAAGATAATATTGAAGAAGGCATAGAGCTGGCCTTCCACCCCTTTATTACCATGAAGAACTACCCCGGCAATAAATAGTTGCAAAGCCCAGCCATTGCGGTCAATATTTAAACAACCGCAATGGATAGGGGTAACTCACAGTATGCACAGTGTCAGGCAACCTGCCGTAGCGGGTCTGTTTTACCCCGGTTCTGCCCAGCAGCTATTAAAGGACGTTAAACAGCTATTAAGTGATGCCAGCCAAGCGCAGCAGCACAGCCCTATCCAGGCTAAAGCCATTATCGTCCCCCACGCAGGCTACATCTATTCTGGCTCTACCGCCGCCAAAGCTTTCTCCGCACTGGGCCCAAAAGCCAGCACCATTAAACGGGTGGTGATGGTTGGCCCCGCCCACCGGGTTAAGTTGCGCGGGCTGGCCATCAGCGATGTGCAATATTTTAGAACGCCACTAGGTGATATCCCCATTGATCAGGAGGCCAATAGCGCCTGCCTGAACCTGCCTGAGGTTCAAATTATGGACTCCGCCCACTGGCAGGAGCATAGCCTGGAAGTCCAACTGCCCTTTTTACAAGCCGTACTGGAAGACTTTAGCCTGGTTCCAGTGATTGTGGGCGATAGCACCAGTGCTGAAGTCCAGGCGCTACTGGACTTATTATGGGGCGGGCCAGAAACACTGATTGTGATTAGCAGCGACTTAAGCCACTTTCACGATTACAGCACCGCCCAATATATTGATCGCAGCACCTGCGAAGCCATCGAACACTTTGACCTTGACCATATCGATCTAAAACAAGCCTGCGGCTCCATTGGCCTTAAAGCCTTATTGCAAGCCGCCAAACATCGCAATATGCAAGTCCATACTCTGGGATTATGTAACTCTGGTGATACTTCTGGTGACCAGGAACGCGTGGTAGGCTATGGTAGTTGGGCTTTTACTGATAAAACCCAATAACCAATACATACCAAAAAGATTTTGTCATGCTCTCCGCTATTGAACGCCAACAACTGTTTTCCATTGTGCAAGAATCCATTCTGCACGGTCTAAACCTGACTACACGGATTGAACTGGACCACCAGCAATATGCACCGTCTTTATTCGCCCACCGAGCCAGCTTTGTTACCCTAAAGCTGGATGGTCTATTGCGAGGCTGCATTGGCTCTGTCTACGCCACTGAACCACTGATCGATAATCTCGCCTATAACGCCCACAGCGCTGCTTTTGATGACCCACGTTTTTTACCCGTCAACCAGGATGAGTTTCCCTTATTAGATATTGAGTTTTCCATTCTCAGTGAGCCAGAAACCATAGACTGTCGTTCCGAGCAGGATTTACTAGAGCAATTGCGGCCCGGCATTGATGGCTTAATTCTTACCGAAGGTGAACACTGTGCCACTTTTTTACCTACTGTGTGGGGGCAGATTAGCGATAATAGCCGTTTTGTCTATGAGCTAAAATTGAAGGCCGGGTTGGAGGGTGATTATTGGAGTGACACCCTTAAGGCAGAGCGTTATACCGTTGAGCATTACCGGAAAAAATAAAGCAGGCCACAAAGCTTAGCTGGCAAACTGCTGCCGCAATACATTCTTCTGCACCTTACCCATCGTATTACGTGGCAACTCATCTAAAAAATGAACAAGCTTTGGGACTTTATAAGCTGCCAATGTTTCTCTGGCCTCGGCCGCAATCTGCTCCGGGCTTAAGGCCACCGTATGATCAAGCACCACCGCCACGGATACCGCCTCACCAAAATCAGCATCGGCCACACCAAACACCGCTGATTCTTTTACGCCCTCAATAGCATCGATAACCAACTCCACTTCCTTGGGGTAAACATTATAGCCGCCACTAATCACCATATCTTTAGCCCGGCCTACAATGGAGATATAGCCATCTTCGCTAATAAGCCCTTGATCACCGGTAATAAAAAAACCATCGTCGGTAAATTCCTCCGCGGTTTTTTCCAGCATCTGCCAATAGCCTTGAAAAACATTGGGCCCTTTAACCTGAATAGAACCAATAACACCTTCCGACACAGCCTTATTGTTAGTATCGACAATACGGGCATCAACACCGGGCAAGGCAAAGCCTACCGTCCCCGCCCTGCGCTCACCGTGCAGAGGGTTAGAAATCAACATACTGGTTTCAGACATACCATAGCGCTCTAAAATCTTATGCCCCGTACGCTGCTCAAACAGCTGATGGGTACTTGCCAGCAATGGTGCAGAACCGGAAATAAATAAGCGCATCGCGTGGCAAGGCTGGGCAGAAAAATCCTCACTCGCCAGCAGCCGGGTATAGAAAGTGGGCACGCCCATCATCACCGTGGCCCGGGGCAATTGCTCAATCACCTGTTCCACCTTAAAAGACGGCAAAAAAATCATCGAAGCACCAGCAGCTAACACACAATGACAGGCAACAAATAAACCGTGCACATGAAAAATCGGCAGCGCATGCAATAACACATCTTGCTGATCCCAGCCCCAATAATCGTGCAGCATCAATGCATTGGCCGCCAGATTGCTGTGACTTAACATCGCGCCTTTAGGCCTGCCGGTGGTACCGGAGGTATAAAGAATAGCAGCCAGGTCATCAGCACTGGAGTGGACGGTAGCAAATTGAGCGGGGGCTGTAGCACTGTGTGCCAGTAAGCCAGCCATCGTCTCAAACCTTGCCCCCTGCTGTTGCGCAAGAGTTTTGACGCTTGCTTGGTCGGCAACAATCAGCCCAGGGCCTGCATCCTGAAAAAAATACGCCAGCTCTGCCTGGGTATAAGCCGTATTAAGAGGTAAGTAGATCAGGCCAGCCCGTAAGCAGGCCAGATAAACCACCAGTACCTGTGCTGACTTATTGACCTGCACCGCCACTCTATCTCCGCTATTTAAATCGAGGCTAAGCAGATAATTAGCCATTCGGGCAGAACTGGCTTCCAGCTCCGCATAGGACAGCTGATCAATAATAAACGGCTGTTCACCATCAGCAGGAAAACGCTGACTGAGAATATGGTAAAGATTCTGATTACGGCTCACTATAACAACCTCTGATACAGCCCTGAATATAAGCCCCTAAATGCAAGCCAACAAAACACCGGTATAAGTAGGATTACAGATTGCGTCCTACCTGCCGATTAAATAGTATTAAGAGGAATAATTTAACACTACGCCGTCCAAATCAACATGACTTTTATACAATCAATCATTAAAAAAATTCTGCCTAATAGTGAGCAGGAAAACACCGGCACTGAAGATCACTATCTTCAGTTGGAACGACTGCGTATTGATCACGACTGGATTACCGCCAAGGTCACTAAAAATGGTGAGGTTTACCAAAGCCTGATCCTGCAAGTGGATATTGAACATAACGAACTGCTGATAGATGAACTCTACCCTCCCGATAAACTCGACCACATCGAACCCGGCGATACCGTTGAAATCTATAGCCAAAATACCAGCAAGCCGGTTAATTTTTACAGCCGTATTCTGGCCCGGGAAACTGAAGGAGATGAAGCACGCTGGCGCTTGGAATTACCTGCTGAAGTAGGCCGTAATCAAAGTCGCAGCGCCTACCGTGTTTATGTTGAAAGTGAGCAAGATTTGGAAATCGAACTCTATAGTGATAACGAGCCCATGCTGGATGTACGTATTATTAATATTTCCGCTGAGGGTATTAAGCTTAGCTTTGCCGAAGAGATCAAAGACCTCATAAAAGACGGTCAGGAATTCACCGACTGTATCATTCGCCTGCCTACCGGCTTTGATATTGACTGCGATATTGTACTGCGCAACCTATACAGTATTCGCACACCGCTACCCCACATTTTAGGCGGCGGTAAACTCACCATTGCCAACCCCCAACATCGCGTAAAATTACAGCAATACCTCGCTTCAGTACAGCGGCAACAGCGTCGCAGGGAAACCCGCATTGCATAAACACTTATTATTATCGTTAGTTGTCTGGCTAAGCTGCGGGCTACTCAGCCAGGCTAGCTATGCTGAAGATGTACTACCCAATCATGCTGTTGTTATGCTTTATCACCATGTTGCTGATAATACGCCCGCCATTACCAGTATCAGCCCGGAGAATTTTCAGCAGCAGCTAAGCTATTTGGCGGATAATGATTTTCACGTTTGGCCCCTGGAAAAAATCGTTAAGCATTTGCAAGCCGACCAGACAATGCCTGACAAGGTGGTAGCTATCACCTTTGATGATAGCTACCAATCCGTTTATGACACAGCCTACCCTCTGCTAAAAAAACGCCAGTGGCCCTTCACCATTTTTGTCAGTACGGACGCTGTGGACGGTAACTTTAATCGACAAACCAGCTGGGAGCAGCTGCGGACGATGGCCCGGAATGGTGCCACCATTGCCAACCATAGTGCCACTCACCGGCATTTACTGCACCCCATCAAGCCACAGGAAAGCAAACAGCAATGGCTACAACGGGTAGAAAAAGATATCAATAGAGCCCAGCAGCGTATTCAAACAGAGATAGGCCACAGCCCTAAATTGTTTGCCTACCCCTATGGTGAATATAATCCAGCACTGGCAAAGCTGCTTAAGCAGATGGGCTATATTGCTTTTGGCCAACAGTCGGGCGCGATTGGCAGCCACAGTGATTTTACCGCACTGCCTCGCTACCCATTTTCGGGCAACTATAGCTCACTGGATGATTTTGCCCTCAAGGCGATGACACTGCCCTTCCCCGTCAAAGGGCTGATAGCTCCGATCAATCCATTAAGCCATCATCAACAGCAACCCACCCTTAAATTAAAATTAGCCGAGGATGTATTATTCCAACAGTCCCTTGGCAATCTGCAATGTTTTGCCAGTTACCAAGGCAAAATTAATACGCAGCTACAGGAGGCATTAACACTGGTAGTCGGTGCAAATAAAGCTATTCCCGCAGGTCGCTCGCGCTATAACTGTACTAGCAGTATCAGCCACCAGGGGCAGCAGCGTTTTTATTGGTATTCACATGCCTGGATACGTCTGGATAAGAATAATCAATGGATTTTGGATTAGCTGGCTATCGATTTTGCCCGGCTTAGCCAGTAAAAAACCACTATGGATAGTAAGCAGGCAATGGTTACAGCGAACCACAAAGCCGGATAGATAAAATAGGCTAATACTGGAATCAGCAATAAACGGAGATATTCAAACCAGCGATAACCCCCTTCAAATATCCAACCTAAACTGATTAGCGATATCAGCAACATAACAAACAAGCCCAGCACCGCGGCAAAAGGCAGTTCAGCTGAGCCGTAAATCAATACCACCGCCAGAACCACGGCCAACGCAAACTGAGCAAGAATATAATTACGTAAACCACTCGTTACTTCAGGGTTATAGTGCTGGCCCAAATGCAGCGGCCCTTTATCAATATCCGGTGGACTATAGGCTGTGCGGCCAAACCATACCCGCCATTTATCCGCCCATAATGCCGTTGTCCAGCTATCTTGCAGCATCGACCAATAGACATGCACATTGGCCCAGAGTGGATTCCAACTATTGAGGCCACGAGTAATACCATAGTCTACGGCTTGTTCGGGGTCTTCACGCTGATAGGTGCCAAATAAACGGTCCCAGACAATAAAGACACCGCCATAATTTCTGTCAATATAATGGGCATTTCTAGCATGATGAACCCGATGATTGGACGGCGTGACCAACACCCACTCAACAGGGCCCAACTCAGGAATAAAACGGGTATGCACCCAGAACTGATAAATCAGATTAATACTGGCCACCGAAACAAACAGCTCAGCGGGCATGCCGATTAAAAAACAGGGAATATAAAATACCCAACTCAGTAAAAAACTCATACTGGTTTGGCGTAGAGCGGTACTTAAATTGTACTCTTCACTTTGGTGATGGGCGACATGAGCTGCCCAGAAAATTTTTCTTTCATGGCTGATACGGTGAAACAGATAGTAACAAAGGTCATAAAAAACAAAAGCAAAGACCCAATGCCAGGCACTAACACTTTGCCACTGGGAGAGCGAAAAATGCTGCTGCACCCAGAGATAGACCATAGCGGCAATATTAATTAACACCAATTTGCTAGTGGTGCTTAAAATACCAAGACTCAGACTATTCACCGTATCATTGGCGCGATAGTACTGAGTCCCTTTTAGCCGATCCCATGACAACTCAATAGCAATAGCCAATAAAAAAAATGGAATGGCATAAGCTACATAATCCATAGGGACTAACCTTTAAAAACTGTACTCAAGGCTGGCACCAAACGTACGATCAATAGCAGACACCGTGATCGGCGCATCAAGATCATACTTAGCCAAACCACCGGCATAGTTTAAATACTCTTCGTCAGTCAGGTTCTGACCAAACACCGCTACCTGCCATTGTGTATCGGCACTGGTCCAGGCGATACGCGCATCCACCAGACCAAATGAATCCTGCGCTTCTTCCTCAGTATTGCCCACTTCAAAATAGTATTCATCGGTCCATGAATAAGAAACCCGGTAATCAATTTCACCGCCACTGCTTAGCACCTGGTTATAGAGCAAGCTGGTACTTAACTGAAATTCAGGAGCGAGAGGCATGGTTTCGCCGGAAAGATCGGTGGGGATATTATCAATCGCCGGAGAGAACTCATCGAACTCAGCATTCAGGTAGTTACCACTGACCAATAACTGCAAGCTTTCGGTCATTAACCAGGTCATATCAAACTCAATACCCTGCCCGGTGGCTTCACCGGCATTGCGAATAACCACCAGCGCCCCTTCAATATTATTGACCTGCAAATCTTCATAGTCGTAATAAAAATAGGCCGCATTGAATTGCAGGCGATTTTCTAACCAACTGCTTTTATTACCCAGCTCATAGCTCACCACATACTCGGGATCAAAATCATTATTAGGCAGAAAGCTGTTAAAGCCCCTGACTTATAGCCCCTTGAAGCCGAGGCATAAAACATATTCTCATCAGTCTGATTCCAGCGCACGACGGCACGAGGTGTCCATGCATCCCAGCTTTCATCGTTTTCGGCAGGCTCCGCGGTCTGATAAACAATGCCGGGGAAATCCTGAGTGCCAAAAAAGACTTTCTTATCGGGCTCAGGGCCGTTACTGGCCAAATAGTGATCTTTTTCATCCAGAGAATAACGTAAGCCCAGCGTTAACTCCCACTGCGGGGCAAAATCCCATGTCGCATCACCATAAACCGCATAGCTATAGTATTCACCGTTATTCTCCAGAGTTTCAAAATAGTCTTCACCATCGGGAAAATCCGGGAGAATAAAGGGCGCTATTAGCGGCTCGCGGTCTTGAATCACATATTTAACCGTTTCATTGGTAGATTCCAATAAAGAGCCCTGAGAGACATCCTCATAAAAAATACTGGCCCCAGCAAACCAAATCCAGTCACCGCCATTATCAAAATTTAAACGAAACTCCTGACTGTACTGCTCTGCCTGCATAAAAATATTGGTACGCAAACGTGCATCACGGCTGCCGGTACCGGTGGCATCTTTTCTGGAGTCATAATCGGTGTCACGGTAGGCGGTGACCGATTTAAAGGTATAGTCACCCAAGTCCCAACTTAAATGTACCGAGGCATCATAAAGCTCTCTGGCTTCCAAACCCTTTTTACCCAGATCACTATTGATATTGTCATAGGCATCACCGTTGGCATACAGCGGATTTGTCGACTGCGGACCACGGGAAATCACATCCACATCGTCATAGGATAATTTAAACATGGCTTCAAAATTATCCTGTGGACGATAAACTGCTAATAGCTTAACACTGGAGTTATCTTCATTTTCAACTTCGCTATCGTCAAAGTCATTATCCTTCCAACCATCGCGCTTATTGATCAAACCGGAGACTCGCATAGCAAACTCGTCTGTTACTGGTACTTCAACACTGGCATCCAGTCGGCGCTTGTTATAGCTGCCACCCTCTACTTTGACCTTGCCTGCCAATTCATCACCGGGCCGTTTTGAGGTAATACTGACAGCACCACCGATAGTATTACGACCAAATAATGTACCCTGCGGACCTTTAAGAATTTCTACCCGCTCTGCATCGGCCAAATCCGATAAGGCACCGTGAATACGGCCCACATAAACATCATCGATAAAAACACCCACACTGGTATCACCACCCACACCAAAATCGTTAGAACCGATACCACGAATATAAATGTTGGGTTCACCCTGTGTGGTGTTTTGTACGGTTAGCGATGGCGTGTATTTAACCAGATCATCCAGCAGCTCGGCATTGGCACTTTTGATAAAGTCTCCCTGGAAAGCAGTGATAGCAATAGGCACATCCTGCAAGCCCTGCTCACGTTTCTGGGCAGACACCACCACCTCTTCAATCTGGTAATCCGCAACAGCAGTCTGTGTGGCTATAACCGCAGCGATAGTCGTGGATAAAAGGGTTTTATTCATCATAGTTGTTTCCCCGAAATACTTATGCCATCAATAAACGGCTATAAGTATGACTGTTTTATTGTTGTTTTAGTTGTTGTTTTAGTTGTAGTAGTAGTTGTTGTTGTTTGAATAACCGACAGCGTTATCAAACTCTGCGCTAAATAATACGTCACCATAATCGCCAACACACTATAGCCAAGCGGCGCTATAAATTGATGCCAGGCCAAAATAAAATCTGACACCAAAAAACTGTATACGCCTAGCAAACCCCAGTTATTTACCAAAGTGCTGCGACAGGCCAATATAGCCATCACAAAAATAACCAACAAATAGGCTGCCACAGGTATCTGTAAATCACCGCTTCCCGGTACGATTAGCCAGACGGATATTGCCAGCAATACTAGCATAGGCAGCGCTATAGCCCAGCGCATCTTAGTCGGCGAGCTAAGCCATAGTGTTATATATAAGCAATGACCTATCAGGAAGGCGACAAGGCCTGGAATAAAATAACCCAGCGCCAAAATAACATCACCACAGCCGCCTAGACATAAAGCGGCAATTAACAGGGGACGGTTAGCCGCTTGGCGGCAGGCCCAGAGAATCAGGATAACAATGGGAAGCACTTTAAAGAACGCTGCCACCATAGGCTCAGCGTCAGCAAAGAAGGCAATATAATTGCCTGCCAGCAGTAAAGAGGCAGCGAGATAAAACAACGTAAATCACCGGATTGTATTTATTATAGGCCTAGCAGTGTAAGTGACTTGGGTCGGCAAGGCTATAACATTTAAGAGCATAAATAGCCCTAAAGGGTGTCATATTGCCCCAGTTTATTGATCCGGATCATCTGCTGTAACTCGTCCACATAGGCTTCACCGCGGCTGGAGTACTTTAGCAGCCCCTGAGCCAATAGCTGCCCGGTGACCGGCTTTGCCTCTTTGCGGTTTGTGGCGCGTAGCGCCCGTAGCGGGATATAGGCGGCATTGGTATTTAAATTATGGATATAACTTTGCACAGATTGCCGAGGGCTGGAAAATTTTGCCACCTCGTGATTGGCACCATTGTCACGCCCACTGGGCACAATACCGCAGCCTTTTTTAAAACACCACTGGCCAAATAAGTTATTACCTTTAACCGCAAAACGAGAGGTACCCCAGGCAGACTCATTGGCTGACTGGGACAGGGCCAATGACGGTGGAATGGTATCGACTTTTAATAATAAATCACTAATGAGCTTTTCATTCGCAGCGGCGGCATCTTTTATACGATAAAATCCGGCGAGCTCTTGCAGCCAATCTTCTTCACTGCCGGTTAATTGATTGGCCTCAGCTTTCAGGCCCATCAACGCTACACGCAAAGCGGCGATACGCTGATTTTCCTGCTCAACCAATGGCAGCATAAAAGCAAAAAAGGCAGATTTCTTTTCTTTAACCTGGGTATATTGAGTGAAGTCCGGAAGCTCTGGTTCACCAATTAAAGCTGTTTTAGGAGCTACATCTGGCAGTGTAGTTTTACTGATGCCCATTACTAAATAAAAACCAACGGCACATGCTAAAAGAACAACAACAAAGAAAACCTGATTATGGCGAGACATTAGCTACCTTCCAATAGAGTGAAGCAGCGATGGTACTGAAATTGCCAATAGCCCTCAACCACTAATACAGGAAGTCAGCCTGTAGGGTGAATTAAAATCTACCAACCTATAACCAAAAGGTGGATTTCAATCCACCCTGCATAAGGAGCTTATAATTCTCTCAATACCTCTATAGGAGGCGTATTAACTACCTTACGGCAGGTAACATAGCCCGCAGTACCTATAAGTATTGCGCCCACAACGGGACCTGCCAACCAGACCCAGGGATGAAATACATATTCCATACGCAACAGATATTCTTGCAAACCATAGACCGAAAGCTCTGCGGAAAATGCAGCCAGGAAACCAGCCAGCAAACCTAGCGATGAGAATTCAATCACCAAGCTACCCAACACCAGCTCGCGTTTGGCACCCAGCGTTCTTAACACTGCACTTTCCTG comes from the Oceanicoccus sagamiensis genome and includes:
- a CDS encoding alpha/beta fold hydrolase; its protein translation is MSNPVLHYSVSGEGEPLILLHGLFGMGDNLTSIAKALAGLFTVYQLDLRNHGRSFWADSMRFPEMAADVLAFMDAKAIDHAHLLGHSLGGKVAMQLALSAPERVGRLVVADMAPVYYGGNHDEVFAAINALDLASLASRRDADELLTSYIEEDGVRLFLLKSLYKNEAGQFQWRLNTRVLESRYDDLRQALEAEQPFTGPTLFIKGELSPYIKTDYRDAIESLFSQAQLKIIQNTGHWLHAEKPVAFNNVVKQFLTAS
- the amrB gene encoding AmmeMemoRadiSam system protein B yields the protein MHSVRQPAVAGLFYPGSAQQLLKDVKQLLSDASQAQQHSPIQAKAIIVPHAGYIYSGSTAAKAFSALGPKASTIKRVVMVGPAHRVKLRGLAISDVQYFRTPLGDIPIDQEANSACLNLPEVQIMDSAHWQEHSLEVQLPFLQAVLEDFSLVPVIVGDSTSAEVQALLDLLWGGPETLIVISSDLSHFHDYSTAQYIDRSTCEAIEHFDLDHIDLKQACGSIGLKALLQAAKHRNMQVHTLGLCNSGDTSGDQERVVGYGSWAFTDKTQ
- the amrA gene encoding AmmeMemoRadiSam system protein A, whose translation is MLSAIERQQLFSIVQESILHGLNLTTRIELDHQQYAPSLFAHRASFVTLKLDGLLRGCIGSVYATEPLIDNLAYNAHSAAFDDPRFLPVNQDEFPLLDIEFSILSEPETIDCRSEQDLLEQLRPGIDGLILTEGEHCATFLPTVWGQISDNSRFVYELKLKAGLEGDYWSDTLKAERYTVEHYRKK
- a CDS encoding malonate--CoA ligase, with product MSRNQNLYHILSQRFPADGEQPFIIDQLSYAELEASSARMANYLLSLDLNSGDRVAVQVNKSAQVLVVYLACLRAGLIYLPLNTAYTQAELAYFFQDAGPGLIVADQASVKTLAQQQGARFETMAGLLAHSATAPAQFATVHSSADDLAAILYTSGTTGRPKGAMLSHSNLAANALMLHDYWGWDQQDVLLHALPIFHVHGLFVACHCVLAAGASMIFLPSFKVEQVIEQLPRATVMMGVPTFYTRLLASEDFSAQPCHAMRLFISGSAPLLASTHQLFEQRTGHKILERYGMSETSMLISNPLHGERRAGTVGFALPGVDARIVDTNNKAVSEGVIGSIQVKGPNVFQGYWQMLEKTAEEFTDDGFFITGDQGLISEDGYISIVGRAKDMVISGGYNVYPKEVELVIDAIEGVKESAVFGVADADFGEAVSVAVVLDHTVALSPEQIAAEARETLAAYKVPKLVHFLDELPRNTMGKVQKNVLRQQFAS
- a CDS encoding flagellar brake protein, which produces MTFIQSIIKKILPNSEQENTGTEDHYLQLERLRIDHDWITAKVTKNGEVYQSLILQVDIEHNELLIDELYPPDKLDHIEPGDTVEIYSQNTSKPVNFYSRILARETEGDEARWRLELPAEVGRNQSRSAYRVYVESEQDLEIELYSDNEPMLDVRIINISAEGIKLSFAEEIKDLIKDGQEFTDCIIRLPTGFDIDCDIVLRNLYSIRTPLPHILGGGKLTIANPQHRVKLQQYLASVQRQQRRRETRIA
- a CDS encoding polysaccharide deacetylase family protein — protein: MHKHLLLSLVVWLSCGLLSQASYAEDVLPNHAVVMLYHHVADNTPAITSISPENFQQQLSYLADNDFHVWPLEKIVKHLQADQTMPDKVVAITFDDSYQSVYDTAYPLLKKRQWPFTIFVSTDAVDGNFNRQTSWEQLRTMARNGATIANHSATHRHLLHPIKPQESKQQWLQRVEKDINRAQQRIQTEIGHSPKLFAYPYGEYNPALAKLLKQMGYIAFGQQSGAIGSHSDFTALPRYPFSGNYSSLDDFALKAMTLPFPVKGLIAPINPLSHHQQQPTLKLKLAEDVLFQQSLGNLQCFASYQGKINTQLQEALTLVVGANKAIPAGRSRYNCTSSISHQGQQRFYWYSHAWIRLDKNNQWILD
- a CDS encoding sterol desaturase family protein, which produces MDYVAYAIPFFLLAIAIELSWDRLKGTQYYRANDTVNSLSLGILSTTSKLVLINIAAMVYLWVQQHFSLSQWQSVSAWHWVFAFVFYDLCYYLFHRISHERKIFWAAHVAHHQSEEYNLSTALRQTSMSFLLSWVFYIPCFLIGMPAELFVSVASINLIYQFWVHTRFIPELGPVEWVLVTPSNHRVHHARNAHYIDRNYGGVFIVWDRLFGTYQREDPEQAVDYGITRGLNSWNPLWANVHVYWSMLQDSWTTALWADKWRVWFGRTAYSPPDIDKGPLHLGQHYNPEVTSGLRNYILAQFALAVVLAVVLIYGSAELPFAAVLGLFVMLLISLISLGWIFEGGYRWFEYLRLLLIPVLAYFIYPALWFAVTIACLLSIVVFYWLSRAKSIAS
- a CDS encoding TonB-dependent receptor domain-containing protein; this translates as MSYELGNKSSWLENRLQFNAAYFYYDYEDLQVNNIEGALVVIRNAGEATGQGIEFDMTWLMTESLQLLVSGNYLNAEFDEFSPAIDNIPTDLSGETMPLAPEFQLSTSLLYNQVLSSGGEIDYRVSYSWTDEYYFEVGNTEEEAQDSFGLVDARIAWTSADTQWQVAVFGQNLTDEEYLNYAGGLAKYDLDAPITVSAIDRTFGASLEYSF
- a CDS encoding TonB-dependent receptor, which encodes MMNKTLLSTTIAAVIATQTAVADYQIEEVVVSAQKREQGLQDVPIAITAFQGDFIKSANAELLDDLVKYTPSLTVQNTTQGEPNIYIRGIGSNDFGVGGDTSVGVFIDDVYVGRIHGALSDLADAERVEILKGPQGTLFGRNTIGGAVSITSKRPGDELAGKVKVEGGSYNKRRLDASVEVPVTDEFAMRVSGLINKRDGWKDNDFDDSEVENEDNSSVKLLAVYRPQDNFEAMFKLSYDDVDVISRGPQSTNPLYANGDAYDNINSDLGKKGLEARELYDASVHLSWDLGDYTFKSVTAYRDTDYDSRKDATGTGSRDARLRTNIFMQAEQYSQEFRLNFDNGGDWIWFAGASIFYEDVSQGSLLESTNETVKYVIQDREPLIAPFILPDFPDGEDYFETLENNGEYYSYAVYGDATWDFAPQWELTLGLRYSLDEKDHYLASNGPEPDKKVFFGTQDFPGIVYQTAEPAENDESWDAWTPRAVVRWNQTDENMFYASASRGYKSGALTAFCLIMILIPSMW
- a CDS encoding lysoplasmalogenase, which codes for MFYLAASLLLAGNYIAFFADAEPMVAAFFKVLPIVILILWACRQAANRPLLIAALCLGGCGDVILALGYFIPGLVAFLIGHCLYITLWLSSPTKMRWAIALPMLVLLAISVWLIVPGSGDLQIPVAAYLLVIFVMAILACRSTLVNNWGLLGVYSFLVSDFILAWHQFIAPLGYSVLAIMVTYYLAQSLITLSVIQTTTTTTTTKTTTKTTIKQSYL